Proteins encoded by one window of Xiphophorus couchianus chromosome 13, X_couchianus-1.0, whole genome shotgun sequence:
- the sdc3 gene encoding syndecan-3 codes for MKLPWLLALAALLAHAATAQKWPQPADDEGSTRDDFYDDEDLYSGSGSGSSDIGVRPTTAGVTFTTEEPILFSTTQATSPAPSASPAAEPSSSPEDVVSTVFPTEADGESGIYVEMEREKERELERERQMARERERERIREMEREREREREQERERERERERERQRERELERQRELERIRSAQTTAAPRSPAVFPVSTTGLTTSAVESAGPSAGSDDLLGPDEGEEDVYLSPEPSSVYPGFDLETTTDYDYDAPTTAETTPEPTTAAPTTTAATTAKTRVPLRPRVPASRTTQGVPTERTTRPQPPATTQEGSNEVGAAGPTGDSEISKNRQNNLGLMPDFSGNTVDSGSSAAQLPQKNILERKEVLIAVIVGGVVGALFAAFLVMLLVYRMKKKDEGSYTLEEPKQATVTYQKPDKQEEFYA; via the exons GCGCAGAAGTGGCCTCAACCCGCCGATGATGAAGGCTCGACGAGAGATGACTTTTACGATGACGAGGACCTCTACTCGGGCTCCGGCTCTGGCT CCTCTGACATCGGCGTGAGGCCGACGACAGCAGGCGTGACCTTCACCACGGAGGAGCCCATCCTCTTCTCTACCACCCAGGCgacaagccccgccccctcagccTCACCTGCGGCTGAGCCCAGCTCCAGCCCGGAGGATGTCGTCTCCACCGTGTTCCCCACCGAGGCCGACGGAGAGAGCGGCATCTACGTGGAGATGGAGAGGGAAAAAGAGAGGGaactggagagagagagacagatggcaagggaaagagaaagagagcgGATCAGAGAGATGGAAAGAGAGAGGGAACGGGAGAGAgaacaggagagagagagggagcgggagagagagagggagaggcagagagagcgGGAGCTGGAGAGGCAGAGGGAGTTGGAGAGAATCCGGTCGGCTCAGACCACCGCCGCCCCCCGCTCGCCCGCCGTCTTCCCCGTGTCCACCACCGGCCTGACGACCAGCGCCGTGGAGAGCGCAGGGCCCTCTGCTGGCTCAGACGACCTGCTCGGCCCGGACGAAGGCGAGGAGGACGTGTACCTGTCGCCGGAGCCCAGCTCGGTTTACCCCGGCTTCGACCTGGAAACCACCACAGATTACGATTACGACGCGCCCACAACAGCGGAGACCACACCCGAGCCCACGACAGCCGCACCCACCACCACAGCTGCGACCACCGCCAAGACCAGAGTCCCCCTCAGGCCCCGGGTCCCGGCATCGAGGACCACTCAGGGCGTCCCGACGGAGAGAACGACCCGCCCACAGCCGCCCGCAACCACACAG GAGGGAAGCAACGAGGTGGGCGCCGCAGGCCCAACCGGAGACTCAGAGATCAGCAAGAATCGCCAGAATAATCTCGGCTTAATGCCCGACTTCAGCGGGAACACGGTGGACAGTGGCAGCTCTGCTGCCCAGCTGCCACAGAAGAACATCCTGGAGAGGAAAGAGGTCCTAATAG ctgtgATCGTGGGAGGCGTGGTGGGCGCCTTGTTCGCCGCCTTCCTGGTGATGCTGCTGGTGTACAGGATGAAGAAGAAGGACGAGGGCAGCTACACGCTGGAGGAACCCAAACAAGCCACGGTCACCTACCAGAAACCCGACAAGCAGGAGGAGTTTTACGCATAA